Proteins encoded together in one Deinococcus hopiensis KR-140 window:
- a CDS encoding DUF2087 domain-containing protein, translating into MTKSIAAFQDEFGRITGWPSDRRRAHQLAILDHLTGLFEPGRRYSAEEVDRVLRDHSTLEDPGVLLTELVDSDYLATQDSTYWRADSRPNG; encoded by the coding sequence ATGACCAAGAGCATCGCCGCTTTTCAAGACGAATTTGGCCGTATCACGGGCTGGCCCTCGGACCGCCGTCGGGCACACCAGCTCGCTATTCTGGACCACCTCACCGGCCTTTTCGAGCCGGGGAGGCGGTACAGCGCAGAGGAAGTGGACCGGGTGTTGCGGGACCACAGCACCCTCGAAGATCCGGGCGTGCTGCTGACCGAACTCGTGGACAGCGACTACCTCGCCACGCAGGACAGCACCTACTGGCGCGCCGACAGCAGGCCCAACGGGTAA
- a CDS encoding ATP-dependent Clp protease ATP-binding subunit, with amino-acid sequence MNRYDDRARLVFHYAREEGNRLGHAMVGPEHLLLGLMREGGTAATILSEFGASLDGLRRRVEEIIGRGEGNRLNDAPSITPRARRVMELASSEARQLGAQVTSTEHILLGIIREGDGVAFRILQELTKDVDTIRWRVLAQGDGSGTGKAAKPVATPFLDEYGRDLTKQAREGKLDPVIGRSEEIRRVTQILTRRTKNNPVLIGDPGVGKTAIVEGLALAIVEKRTPPNLHGVRLVSLDLSGVVAGTKYRGEFEERLRQIIEELRNAKVMAFIDELHTLVGAGGAEGTLDAANILKPALSRGEIQVIGATTTGEYHRYIEKDAALERRFQPVIVLEPSPAETLQILRGLRPRYEEHHGVQIPEQALELAVRIGERSLPGRNFPDKAIDLIDEAASRVRLNMSVGLPVAETEDGEPYVSREDIESVINSMGGIYSEETAAQLGDLEEQLTAQVYGQPEAIKALSSALRRARVGLGGRTRVAASFLFVGPSGVGKTHLAKALARTLFGSERSLIRVDMSEFQESHSISKLIGSPPGYVGFEQGGRLTEAVRRQPFSVILLDEIEKAHPDVYNTFLQVLDDGRLTDGLGRTVDFRRTIIIMTSNTGFNVNPTVGFSPVTPDNNAPLRHIFTPEFLDRLDDVIRFRPLGEEELVRVAQQLMGEMGEELASRELNVTFDPAIAAWLVGKLKARSPKHAVGSSRQLRTLVREEIEDPLALELIGSTGEELRVVLGTDGIQFERGTTAPPQILA; translated from the coding sequence ATGAACCGATACGACGACCGCGCCCGCCTGGTGTTTCACTATGCCCGTGAAGAGGGGAACCGCCTGGGCCACGCCATGGTGGGCCCCGAACACCTCCTGCTCGGCCTGATGCGCGAGGGCGGTACCGCTGCCACCATCCTCTCTGAATTCGGGGCCAGTCTCGACGGTCTGCGCCGCCGCGTCGAAGAGATCATTGGCCGCGGGGAGGGCAACCGCTTGAACGACGCTCCCTCCATCACCCCCCGCGCCCGCCGCGTCATGGAACTGGCTTCCTCCGAAGCCCGGCAACTCGGCGCGCAGGTGACGAGCACCGAGCACATCCTCCTCGGCATCATCCGAGAGGGCGACGGCGTGGCCTTCCGCATCCTGCAGGAGCTGACAAAGGACGTCGACACCATCCGCTGGCGCGTGCTCGCTCAGGGCGACGGCAGCGGCACGGGCAAGGCTGCCAAGCCCGTCGCCACGCCCTTCCTCGACGAGTACGGCCGTGACCTGACCAAGCAGGCCCGCGAGGGCAAGCTCGATCCGGTGATCGGGCGCTCCGAAGAAATTCGCCGCGTCACCCAGATTCTCACCCGCCGAACAAAGAACAACCCCGTTTTGATTGGGGACCCCGGTGTGGGCAAGACCGCCATCGTGGAGGGCCTTGCGCTCGCGATCGTGGAGAAGCGCACGCCACCCAACCTGCACGGGGTGCGGCTGGTCAGCCTGGACCTCTCGGGTGTCGTCGCGGGCACGAAATACCGGGGCGAGTTCGAGGAGCGGCTGCGTCAGATCATCGAGGAACTGCGCAACGCCAAGGTGATGGCCTTTATCGACGAGCTGCACACCCTGGTGGGTGCGGGCGGCGCGGAAGGCACGCTGGACGCGGCGAACATCCTCAAGCCCGCGCTTTCGCGCGGCGAGATTCAGGTGATCGGCGCGACCACCACCGGCGAGTACCACCGCTACATTGAGAAGGACGCCGCCCTGGAGCGCCGTTTCCAGCCGGTGATCGTGCTGGAGCCCAGCCCCGCCGAGACGCTACAAATCTTGCGCGGTTTGCGCCCCCGTTACGAGGAGCACCACGGCGTGCAGATTCCCGAGCAGGCGCTGGAACTCGCCGTCCGCATCGGCGAGCGAAGCCTGCCTGGCCGCAATTTCCCCGACAAGGCGATCGACCTTATCGACGAGGCCGCCAGCCGCGTGCGCCTGAACATGAGCGTGGGCCTGCCCGTCGCGGAGACCGAGGACGGCGAACCCTACGTGAGTCGGGAGGACATTGAGAGCGTCATCAACTCGATGGGCGGCATCTACTCCGAGGAAACGGCGGCGCAGCTCGGCGACCTCGAAGAGCAGCTTACCGCCCAGGTCTACGGCCAGCCTGAGGCGATCAAGGCCTTGTCGAGCGCGCTGCGCCGCGCCCGCGTGGGCTTGGGCGGACGCACCCGCGTCGCTGCGAGCTTCCTGTTCGTCGGTCCAAGCGGCGTGGGCAAGACGCACCTGGCCAAGGCCCTCGCCCGGACCCTCTTCGGCTCTGAACGTTCGCTGATCCGGGTGGACATGAGCGAGTTTCAGGAATCGCACTCCATCTCCAAGTTGATCGGGTCCCCTCCCGGTTATGTGGGCTTTGAACAGGGTGGACGCCTGACCGAAGCTGTGCGCCGCCAGCCCTTCTCGGTGATCCTGCTTGACGAGATCGAGAAGGCGCACCCAGACGTGTACAACACCTTCCTCCAGGTGCTCGACGATGGTCGCCTCACCGACGGGCTCGGCCGCACGGTGGACTTCCGCCGCACGATCATCATCATGACCAGCAACACGGGCTTTAACGTGAACCCGACGGTGGGCTTCTCGCCCGTCACGCCCGACAACAACGCGCCGCTGCGCCACATCTTCACGCCTGAGTTCCTCGACCGCCTTGATGACGTGATCCGCTTCCGCCCGCTGGGGGAGGAGGAACTGGTGCGCGTGGCCCAGCAGCTTATGGGCGAGATGGGGGAAGAACTCGCCAGCCGGGAGCTGAACGTTACTTTTGACCCGGCCATTGCCGCGTGGCTGGTGGGCAAGCTCAAGGCCCGCAGCCCCAAGCACGCGGTGGGATCGAGCCGTCAGCTCCGTACCCTCGTCCGCGAGGAGATCGAGGATCCGCTGGCTCTGGAACTTATCGGCAGCACCGGCGAGGAGTTGCGCGTGGTGTTGGGGACGGACGGAATTCAGTTCGAGCGCGGCACGACGGCACCGCCGCAGATTCTGGCCTGA
- a CDS encoding S41 family peptidase, which produces MPTRHSAHRRGVRVPVWLLLTFGLAGASLASASPATDLFGAATRAFQTQYYGWADADRTALTQKYGAQLTEKCAPQADACDYTTARTVLTDLFTEFGDPHTNVRDSEAAERLAEVTYNRAVSRTGARVVRVPGGLLVVSVMPGSPAETAGVRRFDLLTTVNGEATGKDGAGKNLPIGPNEFIRLERAGGPLKVTLRRAGTPDQDLALNTASLQARDEPTLSWSGSDGKTAVIDYPSFLSSDSAELFLKRLAQAKDAGAKAFVVDLRYNGGGSLDECVAAASNFSPVLYKTRWQGGGYTYGGLRGEEVLPFIARAAKPDWALWRGPLAVLVGPNTASCAEVFSYFVHQAGAVVVGEKTRGVGNSGVIFQPLPDGGVLSVTVLRGYTDAGEALPASITPDVAAPTDISVLTGEGRDTTLEAALGALQTRQATSR; this is translated from the coding sequence GTGCCCACCCGCCACAGTGCCCACCGCCGGGGTGTCCGCGTCCCGGTTTGGCTCCTCCTGACTTTTGGTCTTGCGGGGGCCAGCCTCGCCAGCGCCAGTCCGGCCACGGACCTCTTCGGCGCCGCCACCCGCGCCTTTCAGACCCAGTATTACGGCTGGGCCGACGCGGACCGTACGGCCCTGACCCAGAAGTACGGCGCGCAGCTCACGGAGAAGTGCGCTCCACAAGCCGATGCGTGCGACTACACCACCGCCCGGACGGTGCTGACGGACCTCTTCACCGAGTTCGGCGATCCCCACACCAACGTCCGTGACTCCGAGGCGGCCGAGCGCCTCGCCGAAGTGACCTACAACCGCGCCGTCAGCCGCACCGGAGCGCGCGTGGTCCGGGTGCCCGGCGGCCTCCTCGTCGTCTCGGTCATGCCGGGCAGTCCGGCAGAAACGGCGGGCGTGCGGCGATTCGATCTGCTGACCACCGTGAACGGTGAGGCCACCGGGAAGGACGGGGCCGGCAAGAACCTCCCCATCGGCCCAAACGAGTTCATCCGGCTGGAACGGGCGGGTGGGCCGTTGAAAGTGACCCTGCGGCGGGCGGGCACCCCAGACCAGGACCTCGCCCTGAACACCGCCAGCCTCCAGGCCCGCGATGAGCCGACGCTGAGCTGGAGCGGAAGTGACGGCAAGACCGCCGTGATCGACTATCCCAGCTTTTTGTCGAGCGACAGCGCTGAACTGTTTCTGAAACGCCTCGCCCAGGCCAAGGATGCGGGCGCAAAGGCCTTCGTCGTGGACCTGCGCTACAACGGCGGCGGTTCTCTTGACGAGTGCGTCGCCGCTGCGAGCAACTTTAGCCCGGTGCTGTACAAGACCCGCTGGCAGGGCGGCGGCTACACCTACGGCGGCCTGCGTGGCGAGGAGGTTCTGCCCTTTATCGCCCGTGCGGCCAAACCTGACTGGGCACTGTGGCGGGGTCCTCTCGCCGTCCTGGTGGGACCAAACACCGCGTCCTGCGCCGAAGTGTTCTCCTACTTCGTGCATCAGGCTGGAGCCGTCGTGGTGGGCGAAAAGACGCGCGGCGTGGGCAACAGCGGCGTGATCTTTCAGCCCCTGCCGGACGGCGGCGTGCTGTCGGTTACGGTGCTGCGCGGCTATACCGATGCGGGCGAGGCCCTGCCCGCCTCCATCACGCCGGATGTGGCGGCGCCCACCGATATTTCGGTCCTGACCGGTGAGGGCCGCGACACCACCCTGGAGGCCGCGCTGGGTGCGCTCCAAACCCGGCAGGCGACGTCCAGATGA
- a CDS encoding fumarylacetoacetate hydrolase family protein, producing MRLVRLQHEGTAHWGQIEGETVHLTRGVGGERTGEAVLLGGAALLAPAEPTKIVCVGRNYLDHIRELGNDTGDLPKEPGIFLKGPNALAEPGGTVAYPSWTSNFHFEGELALVIGRRARNLTAEDAPSAVAGYTCGLDLTARDLQKTDLQWFRAKAADRFCPLGPWLETEFDPRDVRVQTRVNGEIRQDGRTSHMIFNVVDILTYLSRFVTLEPGDVVLTGTPEGVGPLQRGDTVEVEVEGIGVLTTPIGA from the coding sequence ATGCGTCTCGTTCGGTTGCAGCACGAGGGAACGGCCCACTGGGGGCAGATCGAGGGCGAAACGGTCCATCTCACGCGCGGCGTGGGCGGTGAGCGGACGGGCGAGGCGGTGCTCCTTGGGGGCGCGGCGCTGCTCGCGCCCGCCGAGCCAACCAAGATCGTGTGCGTGGGCCGCAACTACCTGGACCACATCCGCGAACTGGGCAATGACACCGGAGACCTGCCGAAGGAGCCCGGTATCTTCCTCAAGGGGCCGAACGCCCTGGCCGAACCCGGCGGCACCGTCGCTTACCCCAGCTGGACCTCCAACTTCCACTTTGAAGGCGAACTGGCCCTCGTCATCGGGCGGCGGGCGCGCAACCTGACCGCGGAGGACGCGCCCTCCGCCGTGGCGGGCTACACCTGCGGGCTGGACCTGACGGCGCGGGACCTTCAGAAGACGGACCTGCAGTGGTTCCGGGCGAAGGCGGCGGACCGCTTCTGTCCGCTGGGGCCGTGGCTGGAAACCGAGTTCGATCCGCGTGACGTGCGTGTGCAGACCCGCGTCAACGGCGAGATCCGGCAGGACGGGCGAACCAGCCACATGATCTTTAATGTGGTGGACATCCTGACCTACCTCAGCCGCTTCGTGACCTTGGAACCGGGCGACGTGGTGCTCACCGGTACGCCGGAGGGCGTGGGCCCGCTGCAAAGGGGGGACACGGTGGAAGTCGAAGTGGAGGGCATCGGCGTGCTGACCACGCCCATCGGCGCGTAG